Below is a genomic region from Pseudomonas extremaustralis.
CGGCGCCCTGACTTACCGCAAAGCCCCCTGCGTGCTCAATGACTTGCTGGTACACACCGTGGGCATGTTCCAGGAGCGCCTGAACGCGCGTCAATTGCGCGTCGAACTGGAACTGCCCAGTACCCCGCTGGAACTGCTGGCGGATGCCAGTCGGTTGCAGCAGCTGTTTTCCAACCTGCTGGAAAACGCCGTGCGCTATACCGACGCCAACGGTGTGATCCGCATCGGTGCCGTACTGACCCGTGATGAGGTGCGCATCGACTTCATGGATTCGGGCCCCGGCGTATCCGCCCAACAGCTGCCACGCCTGTTCGAGCGCTTCTACCGTGGCGAATCATCGCGCAACCGCGCCAGCGGCGGCGCCGGCCTGGGCCTGGCGATCTGTCACAGCATCGCCCTCGCCCACGGCGGCAGCCTCAGCGCCGACCATTCGCCCCTGGGCGGCCTGTGGCTGACCTTGCGTCTGCCCCGGAGCCTGTGAACCATGACCGATGAACGCCCGATCCTGATCGTCGAAGACGAACCCAAACTCGCCACCTTGATGCAGGACTACCTCACCGCCGCCGGCCATACCAGCCTGTGCCTGGACAACGGCCTGCATGTAGTGCCCGCCGTGCGCGCCCACGACCCCAAGCTGATCCTGCTCGACCTGATGCTGCCCGGCCGTGACGGCATGCAGCTGTGCCAGGACCTACGCGGATTCAGCAGCGTGCCGATCATCATGATCACCGCGCGCGTGGAGGAAGTGGACCGCCTGCTCGGCCTGGACCTGGGGGCCGACGACTATATCTGCAAGCCCTTCAGCCCGCGTGAAGTGGTGGCACGGGTCAAGGCCATCCTGCGCCGCAGCCCGCAACTGCTCAGCACCACGGCGCCGCGCCTGCTGATCGACGACACGCAGTACCAGGCCTCGCTCGACGGCATCCCACTGGACCTCACCCCCGTGGAACTGCGGCTGCTCAACACCTTCGCCCGTTCCGCCGGCCGCGTGTTCTCCCGCGACCAACTGCTGGACCAGATCTACGACGACCACCGCGTGGTCACCGACCGCACGGTGGACAGCCATATCCGCAACCTGCGCCGCAAGCTCGAACAGGCCTGTCCGGGAGAAACCCCGATCGAATCGCTGTATGGCGTGGGGTATCGATTCCAGCTGGTCGACTCACACCATCGGTGAACTGCTGACCACCCGCAAAGCCAATCCCTCATAGGCATCCAGGGTGATGGTGAACGCGCCCTCTGCGGTGAGATCGCCTTCGACCCGCTCATTGATGATGTCCACCACCATCCCCGCTGCAATGTCCGGCAGGTACAAGGTTTCGGTGATCGGCGTGGCGCCGAAGTTAAGTGCGGTGATTTGCGTGCCTTTACCGGCCGGCAATTCGTGAACCATGACCAGCAAGCCGGGGTTTTCTACCTCCGGAACCTGGATCTGGCGGCTGGCGGCGATGTCGTAGGCGCGGCGTACCGCGAGGATCTTTTGCAGTTGCGAGGCGAATGACTCGGGGTCCTGCAACTGACTGTTCAAGCTGCCGTACAAGGCCCTCGAACGTGGCATCTGTCCGGCGGACCGTTCGGCTTGCGGGTTCAACTCCACCAAGTCATAGGCGCCGCGATGAATCCAGCGGGTATCGCCATCCTGCATCAAGTGCGCGACCTCCTCCGCAGCCAACGGCAGCGCGCCGACCAAGTCCCAGCCCGACAAGGCAAACACCCCCGGCTGCATGGCGTTATACATCACCAGCAGCAGATGGATCTGGCGGATCTGCTGGATATCGGCCGAGGTGATCGCGTCCAGGTCACGAATCCCCAGCGCCGCCGTGATGATGCTGGCGGTGGTGCAAGACACGCCATTGGTGACGAACTTGAGGTTATACGGCGCATGTTCGCCGGCCAGGCGCTCGTACATCTGTTCGCGGATGTGCTCGCGCAGGATATTGCCGGGGAAGGTCTGACCTTGATAGAGGAAGGTGTCGTGGGCATGCAGGGTCCAGAAATGCACCAGCTCCAGGGTCAGCTCGTCGTGGTTCTGCAGGGCGTGGATCAACGAGCCGGGGTCGATGCCCTGGCGGTGCATTTCCCGCAGCATCAGGCGCAAAAATTCGGCATCGCCCATCAGCAGCGCGTGCTGGTAGGCCGGGCGGGTGATGAAGTCGTAGGACAGGTCGGCGCCGCCCTGGGACATGGACGCGATGTCATCCACGGTGAGGTTCAACTCCTGGAAACTGAAACCGCCGGCCTTGCGAATCGCGCCGCCGAGCAACTGGTTGCCGGTGATCGATAACGGGTGGCTTTCTGACCAGGCGGTGCCATCGAGCTTGCGTTCCACACCGAGAAAACCATTGGCGTCCAGGCGCAGGATTTTCGCGCCCATCACGTCGATGGCGTGCAGGGCGTCGCCGATGATCATCTGTTGCGCGGCGAAGGTCGGGTCCAGCCAGTTCAGCGACGGCTGACCTTCCTTGAAGTAATGCAGGTACACCCAGCGACGCGGCTTGCCATCCACGCCCATAACGACATCGGTGGCGCTCCAGTCGGTTTCCTTCACACCGGGCTCGAAGAAGATCACCCGCTGCAACTGGCCGACGATGTAATGCTTGTCGCGCAGTGCATCGACCTGCAGCGGGCTGAGGTTCTGCGCATCGCGCCCCTCGGCCACATCGGGCAGCAGCGGCCAGTCTTCTTCGCGGATTTCCACCATGTGGTAGAGGCCGGGATAGTCCTCGTAGGCCATCTCGGCCAGGCGGAAGTCCGCGCCCTTGCCGGTGTGGGACGGGATCACATCGTCGATGATCACCGCGTTGTGCGCCGCCGCCATGCGCGTCAACGCCTGCAACTGCGCCTCGGTGCCCAGCTGCGGGTCGATCTCGAAGCTGATGCGGTCAAAGTTGCCGTCGATGGTCGGCGTGTGCGTGGAGCCTATGAGGCCACCGGATTTTTTTAGCGGGCCGTTATGGATGCCCTGGATGCCGATCTTCGACAAGGCCTGCCACAGCGCTTCATCCCCCAGCGCCTCCAGCACGGTACCGCCCTCGCGGGTCACGATCGAGGCCGGGTAAGCGGTGAACCACACCGATGACAATGCCGACGCATCCCGGGGCCGGGTCTGCGCGTAAGGCTGCTGCCACAACCGGCCCTGGCCCGAGTAGAGCTTGGCGCGCTGACGGGCCGCGTGCAGCATCGATTGTTCCACCAGCCAGTTCACATGGTTGTTTTCAGCCGCCGTCATAAGCTCAGTCCCTGTCGTCGCGAAAAGTTGCTAGTAAGCATATGAGCGGCGTGACAGCCAATCGTTGCATCGCAATGCTTGCGGCTACTGCGCTGCGCCTGTCGCGTGCCGATACTGGCGCGGCGTGAACCCGGTCGAGGCCTTGAACTGGCGGGTGAACGCGCTGTGGTCAGTGTAGCCGCACAGCAAGCCCACCTCGGTGATCGGCTGGTCGCCGTGCAGCAACCGGTGGGCGTGTTCCAGGCGGACTTTCTGGATCATCTGCCGAGGGGTCAGATGGAACACGCGCTTGCAGTAGCGCTCCAGCTGGGCCACGGAAATCCCGGCGATGCGCGTCAACTCGCCAAGGGTGATGCGGCGGTGGAAGTGGGTGCGGATGTGCGCGTCCACGGCGGCCAGGCGTTGGTAAGCCGGGTGGGTTTCGCTGGCCGATTGCAGGTCGACGGAAATGCCGGCCAGGCCGATGATGCGGCCTTCGTGGTCGTACAGCGGCCATTTGTGGGTCAGGCACCAGCCGGGTTCGCGGCTGCCGTAGAGGTGCAGTTCGAGCCTGTCTTCGAGCACGAAGCCGTCCTCCAGCACGCGTCGGTCCTGCTCGGTGTAACCCGGCCCCAACTGCGCGGGGAACACCTCGGCGCTGGTCTTGCCCAGCAATGGCTGCAAGTGCTTGAGGCCGCAGCGCTGCACCAGGGTGCGGTTGGCCAGGACGTAACGGGCGTGCACATCCTTGATGAAAATCGCTGCATTGGGGATCACATCCAGCATCGGCAACAGTTGCATCACACCGGCCAACAACTGCTCCAGGCTGTGGGGGCGATTGGCCTCGGTGCCTTGGCAAAGGCTCGCAAACGCGCGGTGCGGCATAAGTGTGGCTCCCTGCGGTTTACCTGGACGTCGAGCAGATTGCCCCATGACCGGGTCGCTGTCGAGCGACGCCGACTGTGCCGATTTCGTCATCGTGGCGCGCAAAAAACATCAATCGCGGCAACGCCCCAGCGTTCACTGTAGGGCCACGGCCAACCACGCGATGGAGCGTGTTATGAAGCGACTGCATGTGATCGACTCCCACACCGGCGGCGAACCGACGCGTCTGGTGATGAGTGGGTTCCCCGAACTGGCCGGTGCGACCATCGCCGAGCAGCTGCAGCATTTGCGCAGCGAGCACGACCCATGGCGCCGCGCCTGCCTGCTGGAACCGCGCGGCAATGATGTGCTGGTCGGCGCGTTGTACTGCGAGCCGGTCACGCCCGGCGCCACCTGCGGGGTGATCTTCTTCAACAACGCCGGCTACCTGGGCATGTGCGGCCACGGCACCATCGGTCTGGTTGCGTCCTTGCATTACCTGGGGCGCATCGCGCCGGGCGTGCACACCCTTGACACTCCGGTGGGCCCGGTGACGGCGACGCTGCACGAGGACGGCGCCGTGACCCTGCGCAATGTGCCTGCCTATCGCCATCGCCAGCAGGTGCCGGTGCGCGTGCCAGGGTATGGCGTGGTCCACGGCGATATCGCCTGGGGCGGCAACTGGTTTTTCCTGGTCTCCGAGCACGGCCAGACCTTGGAGCTAGACAACGTCGACGTCCTCACCGACTACACCTGGGCCATGCTCAAGGCCCTCGAAACCCAGGGCATCCATGGCGCCGACGGGGCCTTGATCGACCATATCGAACTGTTCGCCACTGACGCCCACGCCGACAGCCGCAACTTCGTGATGTGCCCCGGCAAAGCCTACGACCGCTCCCCCTGCGGTACCGGCACCAGCGCCAAGCTGGCGTGCCTGGCCGCCGACGGCAAGCTCGCCGCCGGTGAGCCGTGGATACAGGCGAGCATCACCGGCAGCCGCTTCGAAGCCCGCTATGAATGGGATAGCGAGGGCGTGCGCCCGTTTATCACTGGCCGCGCCTACATGACCGCCGACAGCACCTTGCTGATCGACGAGCAGGACCCTTTTGCCTGGGGCATTTGAGCCCGGACCTTATCTGACTGAACGTTGCTGGGAGACAGGACAATGAGCGACACCATTTTCACCGGTTGCATTCCCGCGTTGATGACCCCGTGCACCGCTGCGCGCACGCCGGACTTCGACGCCCTCGTCGCCAAAGGCCGCGAGTTGGTCGAGATCGGCATGCGCGCCGTGGTGTATTGCGGTTCCATGGGCGACTGGCCGCTGCTGACCGAAGCCGAGCGCCAGGAAGGCGTGGCGCGCCTGGTGGCGGCGGGCGTGCCGACCATCGTCGGTACCGGGGCAGTGAACAGCCGCGAAGCGGTAGCCCACGCCGCCCATGCGGCCAAGGTCGGTGCCCAGGGCTTGATGGTGA
It encodes:
- a CDS encoding AraC family transcriptional regulator, producing MPHRAFASLCQGTEANRPHSLEQLLAGVMQLLPMLDVIPNAAIFIKDVHARYVLANRTLVQRCGLKHLQPLLGKTSAEVFPAQLGPGYTEQDRRVLEDGFVLEDRLELHLYGSREPGWCLTHKWPLYDHEGRIIGLAGISVDLQSASETHPAYQRLAAVDAHIRTHFHRRITLGELTRIAGISVAQLERYCKRVFHLTPRQMIQKVRLEHAHRLLHGDQPITEVGLLCGYTDHSAFTRQFKASTGFTPRQYRHATGAAQ
- the treS gene encoding maltose alpha-D-glucosyltransferase; amino-acid sequence: MTAAENNHVNWLVEQSMLHAARQRAKLYSGQGRLWQQPYAQTRPRDASALSSVWFTAYPASIVTREGGTVLEALGDEALWQALSKIGIQGIHNGPLKKSGGLIGSTHTPTIDGNFDRISFEIDPQLGTEAQLQALTRMAAAHNAVIIDDVIPSHTGKGADFRLAEMAYEDYPGLYHMVEIREEDWPLLPDVAEGRDAQNLSPLQVDALRDKHYIVGQLQRVIFFEPGVKETDWSATDVVMGVDGKPRRWVYLHYFKEGQPSLNWLDPTFAAQQMIIGDALHAIDVMGAKILRLDANGFLGVERKLDGTAWSESHPLSITGNQLLGGAIRKAGGFSFQELNLTVDDIASMSQGGADLSYDFITRPAYQHALLMGDAEFLRLMLREMHRQGIDPGSLIHALQNHDELTLELVHFWTLHAHDTFLYQGQTFPGNILREHIREQMYERLAGEHAPYNLKFVTNGVSCTTASIITAALGIRDLDAITSADIQQIRQIHLLLVMYNAMQPGVFALSGWDLVGALPLAAEEVAHLMQDGDTRWIHRGAYDLVELNPQAERSAGQMPRSRALYGSLNSQLQDPESFASQLQKILAVRRAYDIAASRQIQVPEVENPGLLVMVHELPAGKGTQITALNFGATPITETLYLPDIAAGMVVDIINERVEGDLTAEGAFTITLDAYEGLALRVVSSSPMV
- a CDS encoding response regulator; this encodes MTDERPILIVEDEPKLATLMQDYLTAAGHTSLCLDNGLHVVPAVRAHDPKLILLDLMLPGRDGMQLCQDLRGFSSVPIIMITARVEEVDRLLGLDLGADDYICKPFSPREVVARVKAILRRSPQLLSTTAPRLLIDDTQYQASLDGIPLDLTPVELRLLNTFARSAGRVFSRDQLLDQIYDDHRVVTDRTVDSHIRNLRRKLEQACPGETPIESLYGVGYRFQLVDSHHR
- a CDS encoding 4-hydroxyproline epimerase; protein product: MKRLHVIDSHTGGEPTRLVMSGFPELAGATIAEQLQHLRSEHDPWRRACLLEPRGNDVLVGALYCEPVTPGATCGVIFFNNAGYLGMCGHGTIGLVASLHYLGRIAPGVHTLDTPVGPVTATLHEDGAVTLRNVPAYRHRQQVPVRVPGYGVVHGDIAWGGNWFFLVSEHGQTLELDNVDVLTDYTWAMLKALETQGIHGADGALIDHIELFATDAHADSRNFVMCPGKAYDRSPCGTGTSAKLACLAADGKLAAGEPWIQASITGSRFEARYEWDSEGVRPFITGRAYMTADSTLLIDEQDPFAWGI